One Trichosurus vulpecula isolate mTriVul1 chromosome 7, mTriVul1.pri, whole genome shotgun sequence genomic region harbors:
- the LOC118858693 gene encoding protein Abitram-like, with amino-acid sequence MAAGAGAISPAAPSLVDRYFTRWYKADVKGKPCEDHCILQHSNRICVITLAESHPLLQNGKTIKSINYQISASRSRLQNEVSGKFKRGAQFLTELAPLCGISCSGGEEYTVSSCVRGRLMEVNENILDKPSILQEKPSTEGYIAVVLPKFEESKTVTEGLLTRKEYEEVVVKRINNRSETS; translated from the coding sequence ATGGCGGCCGGGGCCGGGGCCATTTCTCCCGCAGCCCCGTCGCTGGTGGATCGCTACTTCACCCGCTGGTACAAGGCCGATGTGAAGGGAAAGCCGTGTGAGGATCACTGTATATTGCAACACTCTAACAGAATCTGTGTGATCACATTGGCAGAATCTCATCCGCTTCttcaaaatggaaaaacaattaaGAGCATTAACTACCAAATCAGTGCCAGCCGTAGCAGACTGCAGAACGAGGTTTCTGGGAAGTTTAAACGGGGTGCACAATTTCTAACAGAACTTGCACCGCTTTGTGGGATATCTTGTTCAGGTGGAGAAGAATATACTGTGTCAAGCTGTGTGAGAGGACGGTTGATGGAGGTGAATGAAAATATTCTAGATAAGCCATCCATTTTGCAGGAAAAGCCATCCACTGAGGGTTATATTGCTGTCGTGCTACCCAAATTTGAAGAAAGCAAGACCGTCACTGAGGGATTATTGACACGAAAAGAATATGAAGAAGTTGTGGTGAAACGAATTAATAACAGATCAGAAACATCATGA